The Pirellulales bacterium genome contains a region encoding:
- a CDS encoding RraA family protein — translation MVISSSTLAALAKFDTPTISNVVELFNVTPRNRGYLDGRVRAAFPELPPMVGFAATAAFRSDAPPAGGDAYSSIEGQLARFAELPGPPIVVFQDLDDPPVAATFGEVMCSTYQAFGSVGLITSGTGRDLEQVRALKFPVFTGGTICSHAYCHILHVGLPVHVGGLTLNQGDLLHGDLNGVVRIPLEIATEVADMAAEFVAAEKIMIDYVRGPGPKIIGEFTKRRNEFAAVVAKLTERVRRK, via the coding sequence ATGGTGATTTCGAGCAGCACTTTGGCGGCGCTTGCGAAGTTTGATACACCCACGATCAGCAACGTCGTTGAACTATTCAATGTGACGCCTCGCAATCGGGGGTATTTGGATGGCCGCGTCCGAGCGGCGTTTCCAGAATTGCCGCCGATGGTCGGCTTTGCCGCGACGGCGGCGTTTCGAAGCGATGCGCCTCCGGCCGGCGGCGATGCTTACAGCAGCATCGAAGGGCAGTTAGCGCGCTTTGCGGAGTTGCCGGGGCCGCCGATTGTCGTTTTTCAAGACCTCGATGATCCGCCGGTCGCCGCGACGTTTGGCGAAGTGATGTGCTCAACCTATCAAGCGTTCGGTTCTGTCGGGTTAATTACCTCGGGCACCGGCCGCGATCTCGAACAAGTTCGCGCCCTCAAGTTTCCCGTGTTCACCGGCGGGACGATTTGCTCTCATGCCTATTGCCACATTCTGCACGTGGGCCTGCCGGTGCATGTCGGCGGATTAACGCTGAATCAAGGCGACCTGCTGCACGGCGACTTAAACGGTGTTGTGCGGATTCCGCTGGAAATAGCGACTGAGGTGGCGGACATGGCGGCGGAGTTTGTCGCGGCGGAGAAGATCATGATCGACTATGTCCGTGGACCTGGGCCGAAGATCATCGGCGAGTTCACGAAACGGCGAAATGAATTTGCCGCGGTGGTTGCCAAACTCACCGAGCGGGTGCGCCGCAAATAG
- the thpR gene encoding RNA 2',3'-cyclic phosphodiesterase codes for MNPLRTFIAVEISPEIRSSAHRLIERLRVSQAKVKWIETDNLHFTLKFLGDVAAEKINDVCRAVDAAASPIMPFELIVRGCGAFPSPSRPRTVWLGADEGAEPMELLVQAIEQLLEPLGFPREHRRFTPHLTLGRVREGPATGLHQLTELIAKHGDFDVGSMIVDEVTVFSSTLSRGGSKYEALARIELRGE; via the coding sequence ATGAACCCACTGCGCACCTTTATTGCCGTCGAAATATCACCTGAGATACGCTCGTCAGCCCACCGGCTGATTGAGCGCTTGCGCGTGTCGCAAGCCAAAGTGAAGTGGATTGAAACGGACAACCTGCATTTCACCCTCAAGTTTCTCGGCGACGTGGCCGCGGAGAAGATCAACGATGTCTGTCGTGCGGTCGATGCAGCGGCCTCTCCGATTATGCCGTTCGAGTTGATCGTCAGAGGCTGTGGAGCGTTTCCGTCGCCGTCTCGGCCGCGAACGGTTTGGCTGGGAGCCGACGAGGGAGCCGAACCAATGGAGTTGCTCGTACAAGCGATCGAGCAGCTGTTGGAGCCGCTGGGTTTCCCGCGCGAACACCGCCGATTTACGCCACACTTGACTTTGGGCCGGGTGCGCGAAGGGCCAGCGACGGGGCTGCACCAACTTACCGAATTGATCGCCAAGCACGGCGATTTTGACGTGGGGAGCATGATCGTCGATGAGGTAACCGTATTTTCCAGCACACTCAGCCGCGGCGGCTCGAAATACGAGGCGCTGGCGCGAATTGAACTGAGAGGGGAATGA
- a CDS encoding 3-dehydroquinate synthase has translation MSKQASDPGALRQSIDVPFAVPFVHRLRITRDVLGVDSQVLLDLLEAAEGQPARVQFWVDANVAEGQPELHQRIHALCRRNRGRISVVGNIQLVPGGEEIKNDVHILERMLKVFNAHDLDRRSYVVVIGGGAVLDAVGFAAAVAHRGLRLIRLPTTTLGQADSGVGVKNAVNLFQKKNWVGSFAVPWAVINDASLLATLPDRDFRCGFVEAVKVSLLKDPQYFADICASAEQIRARNMEVCLSVIRRSAEWHLQHITRGSDPFEMLEARPLDFGHWLAHKLEAMTNFEVRHGEAVAVGVAVDTIYSSLALGLSTEQADQVIQCLVDLGFKFDCLRLQNSALLFDGLEEFRQHLGGRLTVTMLQGIGQPIDVHEIDLDAMHEAIERIAHDLPQGRRPSTVLDESGRDRSLARFYGSRM, from the coding sequence ATGTCTAAGCAGGCTTCCGATCCTGGCGCATTGCGACAATCAATAGACGTGCCCTTTGCCGTGCCGTTTGTGCATCGACTGCGAATAACGCGCGACGTGCTCGGCGTTGATTCGCAAGTGCTGCTCGATCTGCTCGAAGCCGCGGAAGGCCAACCCGCACGCGTACAGTTTTGGGTTGATGCCAATGTGGCCGAGGGACAGCCCGAATTGCACCAGCGGATTCATGCCCTCTGCCGGCGAAATCGCGGCCGGATCAGTGTCGTAGGCAACATCCAACTTGTCCCCGGCGGCGAAGAGATCAAGAATGATGTTCACATCCTGGAACGGATGCTGAAAGTGTTTAACGCTCACGACTTGGACCGCCGCAGCTATGTCGTTGTTATTGGCGGCGGGGCAGTGCTTGATGCTGTGGGGTTTGCCGCGGCCGTCGCCCACCGCGGCTTGCGGCTAATCCGCCTGCCTACAACGACGCTCGGCCAAGCCGATTCAGGCGTTGGCGTAAAGAACGCCGTCAATTTATTCCAGAAGAAAAACTGGGTCGGCTCCTTCGCGGTGCCTTGGGCAGTCATCAACGACGCTTCCCTGCTCGCCACGCTCCCCGACCGCGATTTCCGCTGCGGTTTCGTCGAAGCTGTGAAAGTTTCGCTACTGAAAGATCCGCAATACTTCGCCGACATTTGCGCCTCGGCAGAACAAATTCGCGCGCGCAACATGGAAGTTTGCCTTAGCGTCATTCGCCGCTCGGCCGAGTGGCATTTACAACACATCACCCGTGGCAGCGACCCTTTCGAAATGCTCGAAGCTCGACCGCTGGATTTCGGCCACTGGCTCGCCCACAAGCTGGAAGCCATGACGAACTTTGAAGTCCGCCACGGCGAAGCGGTGGCCGTCGGCGTGGCTGTCGATACGATCTATTCGTCTCTCGCACTTGGCCTATCAACCGAACAGGCCGACCAAGTCATCCAGTGCCTGGTCGATCTCGGCTTTAAGTTCGATTGCCTGCGACTGCAAAATTCTGCCCTCCTCTTCGACGGCCTCGAAGAATTCCGCCAACACCTCGGCGGCCGCCTTACCGTGACGATGCTCCAAGGCATCGGCCAGCCCATCGATGTCCACGAGATCGACCTGGATGCGATGCACGAAGCGATTGAGCGGATAGCCCATGACCTGCCGCAGGGGCGTAGGCCATCAACGGTGCTCGATGAAAGCGGCCGCGATCGCAGTCTGGCTCGATTCTACGGGAGCAGAATGTAA
- the mnmA gene encoding tRNA 2-thiouridine(34) synthase MnmA — translation MARIVLAMSGGVDSSVAAGLLRREGHQVVGVFMRHGITEPTACATAANSTSTPVQHGQTSLASGSQATATLPIVQRADHKQGCCTASDAEDARRAADRFDIPFYALDMTEDFGRIIDYFVAEYTAARTPNPCVMCNNWLKFGKLFEYADSVGAEFVATGHYARVQSSGFETQEGGMAETQLLRGLDADKDQSYVLFGVARKYLSRMRLPVGNFRKPQIRELARELGLRVADKKDSQEICFVTSGHHGEFVRGRRDSSGVRVQDSEFQAHHIGGEIVLTDGTVVGEHDGIESFTIGQRKGLGVAMGEPYYVTRIEAETRRVVIGRHEELARRGLTFDRANWLVEALAAPMRCEVQIRYNSAAKPALLTPLSNDRFHVQFDIPRHGVAPGQAAVVYDGERVLGGGWIE, via the coding sequence GTGGCGAGAATTGTGCTGGCGATGTCGGGTGGGGTTGATAGCAGCGTGGCGGCTGGGCTACTGCGTCGCGAAGGACATCAGGTCGTCGGCGTCTTCATGCGGCATGGGATCACCGAGCCGACGGCTTGTGCGACTGCGGCGAATTCGACTTCCACTCCGGTGCAGCACGGGCAGACTTCGCTTGCCAGTGGCTCACAAGCAACAGCGACACTGCCGATTGTGCAACGGGCCGATCATAAACAAGGCTGCTGCACGGCGTCGGATGCGGAGGATGCCCGGCGGGCGGCGGATCGATTCGACATTCCGTTCTATGCGCTCGACATGACCGAGGACTTCGGTCGCATCATCGACTACTTCGTTGCCGAATACACCGCCGCACGCACGCCGAATCCTTGCGTGATGTGCAACAACTGGCTGAAGTTCGGCAAGCTGTTTGAATATGCCGACAGCGTCGGGGCGGAATTTGTGGCGACGGGGCACTACGCGAGGGTTCAGAGTTCGGGATTCGAGACTCAGGAAGGTGGAATGGCAGAGACACAGTTGCTGCGTGGCCTCGATGCGGACAAGGATCAGTCCTATGTGCTGTTTGGCGTGGCTCGAAAATATCTTTCGCGAATGAGGCTGCCAGTTGGCAATTTTCGGAAGCCTCAAATACGGGAGCTGGCGCGCGAGCTGGGACTGCGCGTCGCCGACAAGAAGGACAGTCAGGAGATTTGCTTTGTCACCAGCGGGCATCATGGGGAGTTTGTGCGCGGAAGGAGGGACAGTTCAGGGGTCAGAGTTCAGGATTCAGAGTTTCAGGCTCACCATATTGGCGGCGAGATTGTGTTGACCGATGGGACGGTTGTCGGCGAACACGACGGCATCGAATCGTTTACGATTGGTCAGCGAAAGGGTCTCGGTGTGGCAATGGGAGAGCCATACTATGTAACTCGAATTGAGGCTGAAACGCGGCGAGTTGTCATTGGTCGGCATGAAGAACTGGCCCGTCGCGGCTTGACGTTTGACCGGGCCAATTGGCTTGTCGAGGCACTGGCCGCGCCAATGCGGTGCGAAGTGCAAATCCGCTATAATAGCGCAGCCAAACCAGCGCTGCTGACTCCTTTGAGCAACGATCGTTTCCACGTGCAGTTCGATATCCCTCGCCACGGCGTTGCGCCAGGTCAAGCGGCCGTGGTCTACGATGGCGAGCGCGTGCTGGGAGGCGGCTGGATTGAATAG
- the ligA gene encoding NAD-dependent DNA ligase LigA, whose amino-acid sequence MSDIAKKIEQLRDEIRRHDYKYYLEAAPEISDQQYDRLMDQLKVLEAKHPEFLTPDSPTQRVGGEPISGFKTVEHARPMMSIDNTYNQEDLLAWHGRVIRGLGANYDGSIQYVCEPKVDGVAINLRYVDGRLVLGATRGDGRRGDDVTQNIVMIRSIPRKLAPIKSLQTPKVVEIRGEVFLPDAEFDRINESRKQAGEEPFANPRNAAAGTLKQLDPNVVARRRLGFIAHGSGEMSDAPFSSYSQLLTAFKAWLVPTNRLTKICHSIEEVWQFIENFQTTRAELPYGTDGVVVKVDRYDWREQLGCTSKAPKWCIAYKYAAEQAATKLIRVDWQVGKTGKLTPRATMEPVFIAGTTVQHATLHNLGEIRRKDIRLGDTVIIEKAGEIIPQVVQVVTEKRDKHVKPIVPPEKCPECSGDVEAELDEAGKETARYCINSECPAQFRERLIHFAARGQMDIEGVGEEVVDQLLKAGMVSQFADLYRLDERKLANLTHTSITKGGKEVEVRLGEKNAAQILASIEDSKSRGLARVLSGLGIMHIGATTARVIASNVDSIDDLLSAEEEIVRATVSETGGSSKLKSAKTSAATIQAAIHSIDGKHRFAELRKDAKGKSDEDLVRRFFEPDGDGMSVWQAKWGQKKKEQIIGHFASLGELQAARVNDFVHLFDEEVVGKSLYDFLHSKKGQHTIERLKQVGVDFRSHDRAKLSGHASLAGKTLVVTGTLVKYSREVIEAVIRKHGGKATSSVSKNTSYVVAGESAGSKLEKAQQLGVPVLTEAEFDRLISG is encoded by the coding sequence ATGTCCGACATCGCCAAGAAAATCGAGCAACTTCGCGACGAGATTCGCCGACACGACTACAAATACTACCTTGAGGCGGCTCCGGAGATCAGCGATCAACAATACGATCGATTAATGGATCAACTGAAAGTACTGGAGGCTAAACATCCCGAATTTCTCACTCCCGACAGTCCCACGCAGCGAGTCGGTGGCGAACCAATCTCCGGTTTCAAAACGGTCGAACACGCTCGGCCGATGATGTCGATCGACAATACCTACAACCAGGAAGACCTGTTGGCATGGCACGGCCGAGTTATTCGCGGTCTAGGCGCAAACTACGACGGCTCGATTCAGTATGTCTGCGAGCCGAAGGTGGACGGCGTGGCGATCAACTTGCGCTATGTCGATGGGCGGCTCGTGCTCGGCGCGACTCGGGGTGACGGTCGGCGCGGCGACGATGTGACGCAAAACATTGTCATGATTCGCTCGATTCCGAGAAAACTCGCTCCGATCAAGAGCCTTCAAACGCCAAAGGTTGTTGAAATTCGAGGCGAAGTTTTTCTGCCCGATGCGGAATTCGACCGCATCAACGAGTCGCGAAAGCAAGCCGGCGAAGAGCCATTCGCCAATCCACGCAACGCTGCCGCGGGAACGCTAAAACAGCTCGATCCCAACGTGGTCGCCCGCCGGCGATTGGGGTTCATCGCCCACGGCAGCGGAGAAATGAGCGATGCACCATTTTCGAGTTACAGTCAGTTGCTGACGGCGTTCAAAGCATGGCTCGTGCCGACCAATCGACTAACCAAAATATGCCATTCGATCGAAGAAGTCTGGCAATTCATCGAAAATTTCCAGACCACCCGAGCCGAGTTGCCTTACGGCACCGACGGCGTCGTCGTGAAAGTCGATCGCTACGATTGGCGAGAGCAACTTGGCTGCACCAGCAAGGCGCCAAAGTGGTGCATTGCTTACAAGTATGCTGCCGAGCAGGCCGCCACGAAGTTGATTCGCGTCGATTGGCAGGTTGGCAAGACCGGCAAACTGACGCCGCGGGCCACGATGGAGCCGGTATTTATCGCGGGCACGACGGTGCAGCACGCCACGCTGCACAACCTGGGCGAAATTCGCCGCAAGGATATTCGCCTCGGCGACACGGTCATCATCGAAAAGGCGGGCGAGATCATTCCGCAAGTCGTGCAAGTCGTCACTGAAAAGCGCGACAAGCATGTGAAGCCGATCGTGCCGCCGGAAAAGTGCCCTGAATGTAGCGGCGACGTTGAAGCGGAGTTGGATGAAGCCGGCAAAGAGACGGCTCGCTATTGCATCAACTCGGAATGTCCCGCACAATTCCGCGAGCGGCTGATTCACTTTGCAGCTCGCGGGCAGATGGATATCGAAGGAGTCGGCGAGGAGGTCGTCGATCAGTTGCTCAAGGCAGGCATGGTGTCGCAATTTGCCGATCTTTACCGGCTGGATGAAAGGAAATTGGCAAACCTCACTCATACATCGATTACCAAAGGAGGAAAGGAAGTTGAAGTTCGCCTCGGCGAAAAAAATGCAGCTCAGATTTTAGCGTCGATCGAAGATTCGAAGTCGCGCGGGCTGGCGCGCGTACTGTCGGGCTTGGGCATCATGCATATCGGTGCGACAACGGCGCGAGTGATTGCCTCGAATGTTGACAGCATCGACGATCTATTGTCGGCCGAGGAGGAAATCGTCCGCGCGACGGTTTCCGAAACAGGCGGCTCATCGAAGCTCAAATCCGCGAAGACCTCGGCCGCCACGATTCAAGCGGCGATCCATTCCATCGACGGGAAACACCGGTTCGCAGAACTCCGAAAAGACGCCAAGGGCAAGTCGGATGAAGACTTGGTGAGGCGATTCTTCGAGCCCGATGGTGACGGAATGTCCGTTTGGCAAGCTAAGTGGGGCCAGAAGAAAAAAGAGCAAATCATCGGCCACTTTGCCTCACTCGGCGAACTGCAGGCGGCAAGAGTCAACGACTTTGTCCATCTATTCGACGAAGAAGTCGTGGGCAAATCGTTGTACGATTTTCTGCACTCAAAGAAGGGCCAGCATACGATCGAGCGGCTGAAACAAGTGGGTGTCGATTTCAGGAGCCACGACCGCGCCAAGTTGTCGGGCCACGCGTCGCTTGCGGGTAAAACACTGGTAGTCACCGGCACGTTGGTGAAGTACAGCCGTGAAGTGATTGAAGCAGTCATTCGCAAGCACGGTGGCAAAGCTACATCGAGCGTCTCGAAGAATACGAGCTACGTGGTCGCGGGCGAAAGCGCCGGCAGCAAGCTTGAAAAGGCGCAACAATTGGGCGTGCCAGTCCTGACCGAGGCGGAGTTCGATCGACTCATCAGTGGCTAA
- the nadE gene encoding NAD(+) synthase, translated as MQLLHVGAAVLNQTPLAWDENRANIVAAIRAGRKRGVSVLCLPELCITGYGCEDAFLSPAVQQMAWRVLCEILPETRGMIVSLGLPLLYHNGLYNTACLVVDGKIAGFTGKRYLAGDGLHYEPRWFKPWPIDRQAMVSIDGQDFPLGDIFFDCGGVKIGFEICEDAWVANRPGGELSLRGVDLILNPSASHFAFGKFDVRQRFVLEGSRAFGVHYVYSNLLGNEAGRAIYDGGALIASAGQLLAMGPRFSFAEWGLTTARVDLDSARLSRSRTSSFKPELMEQADHCIRVPFSFPGCEPATQSIEHAAWERGPHVKEEEFARAISLAMFDYMRKSRSRGFVVSISGGADSAAVSCLVAMLVKLGVAELGLASFLAKIAYFGEIQSAINEREIIRHLLACVYQSTRNSSNTTRSAARGVVEAIGAEFMEFDVDSLVQEYIRIVSHALGRELSWTTDDLALQNIQARARSPGVWMLANVRGALLASTSNRSEAAVGYATMDGDTSGGISPVAGIDKNFLRRWLRWLETDGPHELGPIPALHAVNVQAPTAELRPGAAKQTDEDDLMPYDLLDAIERAAIRDKRSPAEIFQLMQVEFRQYSAKQLLIWVERFFRLWCRNQWKRERYAPSFHVDDENLDPKTWCRFPILSGGYERELAELRASALVK; from the coding sequence ATGCAACTCCTTCACGTCGGCGCAGCCGTCCTTAATCAGACGCCTCTGGCGTGGGACGAAAATCGCGCGAACATTGTGGCGGCCATTCGCGCTGGGCGCAAGCGCGGCGTCAGTGTTCTCTGCCTGCCGGAACTCTGCATCACCGGCTATGGTTGCGAAGATGCATTCCTATCGCCCGCCGTCCAGCAAATGGCCTGGCGTGTGCTCTGCGAGATTTTGCCCGAAACTCGGGGTATGATCGTTTCGCTTGGCCTGCCGCTGTTGTATCACAATGGACTTTACAACACGGCCTGCCTTGTGGTCGATGGCAAGATCGCAGGCTTTACGGGAAAGCGCTATTTGGCCGGCGACGGCCTACACTACGAGCCGCGGTGGTTTAAGCCTTGGCCGATCGATCGCCAGGCAATGGTTTCCATCGACGGTCAAGATTTTCCGCTTGGCGACATCTTCTTCGACTGCGGCGGAGTGAAGATCGGCTTCGAGATCTGCGAAGATGCTTGGGTTGCCAATCGTCCTGGCGGCGAACTCTCACTCCGCGGCGTCGATCTCATCCTCAACCCTAGCGCCAGTCACTTTGCTTTCGGCAAGTTCGATGTCCGGCAGCGATTCGTCCTGGAAGGCTCGCGGGCATTCGGCGTGCACTACGTCTATTCGAACTTGCTCGGCAATGAAGCGGGGCGAGCAATTTACGATGGCGGCGCGCTGATCGCCTCGGCCGGCCAATTGCTGGCTATGGGGCCGAGGTTTTCATTTGCCGAATGGGGCTTGACCACCGCGCGGGTCGATCTCGATTCAGCCAGACTCAGCCGTTCGCGCACCAGCAGCTTCAAGCCAGAATTGATGGAGCAAGCCGACCATTGCATCCGTGTTCCTTTCTCGTTTCCTGGCTGCGAGCCGGCAACGCAATCCATCGAGCACGCGGCCTGGGAACGCGGTCCACATGTGAAAGAGGAAGAGTTTGCCAGGGCGATCTCACTGGCGATGTTCGACTATATGCGCAAAAGCCGCTCGCGCGGATTCGTCGTTTCGATCAGCGGCGGGGCCGATTCGGCCGCGGTTTCCTGCCTGGTGGCGATGCTGGTGAAGCTTGGCGTTGCCGAGTTGGGATTGGCGAGTTTTTTGGCCAAAATCGCGTATTTTGGTGAGATCCAGTCGGCCATCAACGAGCGGGAAATCATCCGCCATTTGCTCGCCTGCGTGTATCAATCGACCCGCAATAGTTCCAATACCACGCGTAGCGCCGCCCGCGGAGTGGTCGAAGCCATCGGCGCGGAGTTTATGGAGTTCGACGTCGATTCTCTGGTGCAAGAATATATTCGTATCGTTTCTCACGCGCTCGGTCGCGAATTATCGTGGACCACCGACGATCTGGCGCTGCAAAACATCCAAGCCCGCGCTCGGTCGCCAGGGGTGTGGATGTTGGCCAACGTCCGCGGAGCGCTGTTGGCTTCGACCAGCAACCGCTCGGAAGCGGCCGTCGGCTACGCTACGATGGACGGCGACACCAGCGGCGGCATCAGTCCCGTGGCCGGCATCGACAAAAACTTCCTGCGCCGCTGGCTACGTTGGCTCGAAACAGACGGGCCGCATGAATTGGGGCCGATACCAGCGTTGCACGCCGTCAATGTGCAAGCCCCGACGGCCGAGCTGCGCCCCGGCGCTGCCAAACAAACGGACGAAGACGATCTGATGCCGTACGATTTGCTCGACGCGATCGAGCGCGCCGCCATCCGCGATAAACGCAGCCCGGCGGAAATCTTTCAGTTGATGCAGGTTGAATTTCGTCAGTATTCCGCGAAGCAATTGCTCATATGGGTTGAACGCTTCTTCCGCCTCTGGTGCCGCAATCAGTGGAAGCGCGAACGCTACGCACCGTCGTTTCATGTGGACGATGAGAATCTCGACCCCAAAACCTGGTGCCGCTTTCCCATTCTCTCCGGCGGATACGAACGAGAACTTGCCGAATTGCGAGCGTCCGCGCTAGTAAAGTGA